One part of the [Synechococcus] sp. NIES-970 genome encodes these proteins:
- the purA gene encoding adenylosuccinate synthetase: MANVVVIGAQWGDEGKGKITDLLSKSADVVVRSQGGVNAGHTVVVQGQTFKLHLIPSGILYPDTECIIGSGTVIDPKVLLEEIDQLHRLNVSTDNLFISQTAHVTMPYHRLIDGASEEMRGDRKIGTTGRGIGPTYADKSERTGVRVLDLMDLENSREKFVWAIEYKNIILEKLYDLPPLDPQEVIEEYRAYADALRPHIVDSSLKVFEGVNAKKNILFEGAQGTLLDIDHGTYPYVTSSNPIAGGACVGAGIGPTIIDRVIGVAKAYTTRVGEGPFPTELEDEIGELLGHVGAEFGTTTGRRRRCGWFDAVIGRYAARINGLDCLAITKLDVLDSLDEIKVCVAYEIDGETCEHFPSNANLFARCKPIYKTMPGWKQPTSECRSLDELPKEALAYLKFLAELMDVPIAIVSLGAGREQTIIVEDPIHGPKRALLDRNGEPIG, encoded by the coding sequence TTGGCTAACGTAGTTGTCATTGGTGCCCAATGGGGTGACGAAGGAAAAGGAAAGATCACGGATTTACTGAGCAAATCCGCCGATGTTGTCGTGCGCTCCCAAGGGGGCGTCAATGCAGGACACACCGTCGTTGTGCAGGGACAGACCTTTAAGCTTCATTTGATCCCTTCAGGCATTTTATATCCAGATACAGAATGTATCATCGGCTCAGGGACGGTCATTGATCCGAAAGTCCTTCTCGAAGAAATTGATCAGCTCCACCGTCTAAATGTTTCGACGGATAATCTGTTCATTTCCCAGACAGCCCACGTGACGATGCCCTATCACCGTCTCATTGATGGGGCTTCTGAAGAAATGCGGGGCGATCGCAAAATTGGCACCACCGGGCGAGGCATCGGCCCCACCTACGCCGATAAATCCGAACGAACCGGGGTACGGGTCCTCGATTTAATGGATCTGGAGAACTCCAGGGAGAAATTTGTTTGGGCGATCGAGTATAAAAACATTATCCTCGAAAAGCTCTACGATCTGCCGCCCCTCGATCCCCAGGAAGTCATCGAAGAATATCGCGCCTATGCCGATGCTCTCCGCCCCCACATCGTTGACAGTTCCCTAAAGGTTTTTGAAGGGGTCAATGCCAAGAAAAATATTCTCTTTGAAGGGGCCCAAGGCACACTCCTGGATATTGACCACGGCACCTATCCCTATGTCACTTCTTCTAACCCCATTGCAGGCGGTGCTTGCGTAGGGGCGGGAATCGGCCCGACGATCATTGACCGGGTGATTGGTGTGGCGAAAGCTTACACCACCCGCGTGGGTGAAGGACCATTTCCCACAGAGTTAGAAGATGAAATTGGCGAACTGCTGGGCCATGTGGGTGCAGAGTTTGGTACGACCACAGGTCGCCGCCGCCGTTGTGGCTGGTTTGATGCGGTCATCGGCCGCTATGCTGCTCGGATCAATGGTCTAGATTGTTTAGCGATTACTAAGCTGGATGTACTGGACTCCCTCGATGAGATCAAGGTCTGTGTGGCCTATGAGATCGACGGGGAAACTTGTGAACACTTCCCGAGTAATGCTAATCTGTTTGCTCGTTGCAAGCCGATCTACAAGACGATGCCCGGCTGGAAGCAGCCCACGAGTGAATGTCGTTCCCTCGATGAGTTGCCGAAAGAAGCCCTTGCTTACCTGAAATTCCTAGCGGAACTGATGGATGTCCCGATCGCCATCGTTTCTCTGGGGGCTGGTCGTGAGCAGACAATTATTGTGGAGGATCCGATCCACGGTCCGAAGCGCGCTCTGTTAGATCGCAATGGTGAGCCCATCGGCTAA
- a CDS encoding hypothetical protein (conserved hypothetical protein) produces the protein MDTSTQILFEQGKDAFLQGEYRQSIRSFQQAVENLPAYSRESGEVQLWLVTAYQANNQGDQAIALCRELLGHPFASTRQQAQRQLYILEAPKLERPKEWLTEIPSLDYLDPAKSLYVEGKKKVEEKTLAIEDFEDLSQMETQDNQFLWWALGLGLVGLTSWSIWGS, from the coding sequence ATGGATACCAGCACCCAGATTTTGTTTGAACAAGGTAAAGACGCCTTCCTCCAGGGGGAATATCGCCAAAGCATTCGCTCCTTTCAGCAGGCTGTCGAAAATTTGCCTGCCTATTCTCGGGAGTCTGGGGAGGTGCAGCTCTGGTTAGTGACTGCCTACCAAGCGAACAATCAAGGGGACCAGGCGATCGCCCTCTGCCGGGAACTACTCGGGCACCCTTTCGCCAGCACCAGACAGCAGGCCCAGCGACAACTGTACATCCTCGAAGCACCGAAACTAGAGCGGCCCAAGGAATGGCTCACAGAAATTCCCAGCTTAGATTATCTCGACCCAGCGAAATCTCTCTATGTGGAGGGCAAGAAAAAAGTCGAAGAAAAAACATTGGCGATCGAAGATTTTGAAGACCTCTCCCAAATGGAAACTCAGGACAATCAATTTCTCTGGTGGGCTCTGGGTTTAGGTCTGGTGGGCCTCACCAGTTGGAGCATTTGGGGCAGCTAA
- the pknA_1 gene encoding serine/threonine kinase, giving the protein MIGQLLDGRYRIVNSLAAGGFGQTFIAEDIKQFNKPCVVKQFKPSFSDPEALKVARRLFEAEAQLLNRLGDHDQIPHLLAYFEINQEFFLVQDFIEGHSLEREITVGKKLSEAYAIALLQSILEPLSFIHSQNVIHRDIKPANLIRRKQDGKVVLIDFGAVKELAVTQVNAQGQTRVGTIIGTPGYMANEQGRGKPKLSSDIYATGILVIQALTGKLPPMGYNGSDELYEDPQTAEIIWRQDANVSPELAAILDRMICFDFRSRYPSALEVKAALQALTSPIATTASPTLNLQKTDLQGSAIAATVVSGSLNQGNRPMISPAMPPKTHWAKWLFRACQRFIGVSLLIVGLPFAVYGLAEGLNEDADPGDRSDALIAFAVVGIPFTGGGSYMLWRLNRKVRKEKFDSDWLRQTFYQTLNETNGEITVLRFAQTTRLSGQEAQKYLEARVKEFNGITRRSPNGETLYSFKL; this is encoded by the coding sequence ATGATTGGGCAGTTACTTGATGGCCGCTACCGCATCGTCAATTCTTTGGCAGCGGGGGGCTTTGGGCAAACTTTCATCGCAGAAGACATTAAACAATTCAACAAACCCTGTGTCGTCAAGCAATTTAAACCCAGTTTTAGTGATCCAGAAGCCCTGAAAGTGGCCCGGCGGCTCTTTGAAGCCGAAGCGCAACTGCTTAATCGCCTGGGAGACCACGACCAGATTCCCCACCTGCTCGCCTATTTTGAAATCAATCAGGAATTTTTTCTGGTTCAAGATTTCATCGAAGGTCATAGCCTCGAGCGGGAAATTACCGTCGGTAAAAAACTGAGTGAAGCCTATGCGATCGCCCTTTTACAGAGCATCCTCGAACCCCTCAGTTTCATTCACAGCCAAAATGTGATCCATCGGGATATTAAACCCGCTAACCTGATCCGCCGCAAACAAGATGGCAAAGTAGTTTTGATCGATTTTGGCGCCGTCAAAGAATTAGCTGTGACCCAGGTCAACGCCCAAGGCCAGACCCGTGTGGGCACAATTATCGGTACTCCCGGCTATATGGCCAATGAACAAGGGCGGGGTAAACCGAAACTCAGCAGTGATATCTATGCCACGGGGATCCTCGTGATTCAAGCTCTCACCGGAAAATTGCCGCCTATGGGCTATAACGGCAGCGATGAGCTCTATGAAGATCCTCAAACCGCCGAGATTATTTGGCGCCAAGACGCCAATGTCAGCCCTGAATTAGCCGCCATTCTCGATCGCATGATTTGCTTTGATTTCCGGAGCCGTTACCCATCAGCCCTCGAGGTCAAAGCTGCGCTCCAGGCTCTGACTTCCCCCATTGCCACCACCGCTTCTCCGACGCTTAATTTACAAAAAACCGACCTACAGGGGTCGGCCATTGCCGCGACAGTGGTCAGTGGTAGCTTAAACCAAGGAAATCGGCCGATGATCTCTCCGGCGATGCCTCCCAAGACTCACTGGGCCAAATGGCTATTTCGTGCTTGTCAACGTTTTATCGGAGTTTCTTTGTTGATTGTCGGGCTTCCTTTCGCTGTCTATGGTTTAGCAGAAGGGTTAAATGAGGATGCAGATCCAGGCGATCGCAGTGATGCCCTAATTGCCTTTGCCGTCGTGGGAATTCCTTTTACTGGGGGAGGTTCATATATGCTCTGGCGCTTAAATCGCAAGGTACGTAAAGAAAAATTTGACTCCGATTGGCTGCGACAAACTTTCTACCAGACCCTCAACGAAACTAACGGCGAAATCACGGTACTCCGCTTTGCTCAAACGACTCGACTCTCGGGCCAAGAAGCCCAAAAATATCTGGAGGCGCGGGTGAAGGAATTTAACGGGATTACCAGGCGATCGCCCAACGGGGAGACCCTCTATTCCTTTAAGCTTTAG
- a CDS encoding hypothetical protein (conserved hypothetical protein) translates to MAKSADIGSKRLISLDPDAWVRWVMGDQELHAGEFLDPQFQWVSRDSDVLLRVTCPQDGDFLLLNELQLRYDSSMPRRMTAYAALAREKFNLPVYPVLINILQPSQNPTIANCYQAQFKGLKARQDYQVINLWEVDADIVFEQNFPSLLPFVPILKNGNGEQPIREAVRRLRQRNELDQLEPLLAFFASFVLEIPLVQQIMRWDMAVLQESPWYEEILKRGQILGLKEGIEQGLQQGIETGLQQGIELEKRRIIPRLLAKEFTVEEIAEIVGDSVEGVTQIIQMIQENQGRSPENINQD, encoded by the coding sequence ATGGCTAAATCCGCCGACATTGGTAGTAAACGCCTCATTAGCTTAGATCCTGATGCCTGGGTGAGATGGGTGATGGGCGACCAAGAGCTCCATGCAGGGGAATTTCTCGATCCCCAATTTCAATGGGTTAGCCGCGATAGCGATGTGCTGCTGCGCGTTACCTGTCCCCAAGATGGCGATTTTTTATTACTCAATGAATTACAGTTGCGGTATGACAGCTCGATGCCCCGTCGCATGACTGCCTATGCTGCCCTTGCCCGTGAGAAATTTAATTTGCCCGTCTATCCAGTGTTGATTAATATTCTCCAGCCCTCGCAAAACCCGACCATTGCCAACTGCTATCAAGCGCAATTTAAAGGGTTAAAGGCAAGGCAAGATTACCAGGTCATTAATCTTTGGGAAGTGGATGCAGACATTGTGTTTGAGCAAAATTTTCCATCCCTGTTGCCTTTTGTTCCTATCCTGAAAAATGGCAACGGGGAACAGCCTATTCGCGAAGCCGTTCGACGCTTACGCCAGAGGAATGAACTCGACCAGTTAGAGCCACTGCTAGCATTTTTTGCTAGTTTTGTACTAGAAATTCCCTTAGTCCAACAAATCATGAGGTGGGATATGGCTGTTTTACAAGAATCCCCTTGGTATGAAGAAATCTTAAAACGGGGTCAAATCCTTGGTTTAAAAGAAGGTATCGAGCAGGGATTACAGCAGGGCATTGAAACAGGATTACAACAGGGTATTGAACTGGAAAAACGGCGTATTATTCCTCGTTTGTTAGCAAAGGAATTCACTGTTGAAGAGATTGCGGAGATCGTTGGAGATTCCGTTGAAGGGGTTACGCAAATTATTCAAATGATTCAAGAAAACCAAGGGCGATCGCCTGAGAATATCAACCAGGATTAA
- a CDS encoding ABC transporter, whose translation MSNAPILRVENLYKCFSAKDLPAVKDIHFQLEQGEILGLLGPSGCGKTTLLRLIAGFEQPTTGQIILNGVSVSTPDHCFPPEQRNTGMVFQDYALFPHLTIADNIAFGLRHREQKFSRQDIRQRIEEILHLVGLSGLEKRYPHELSGGQQQRIALARALAPRPSLILLDEPLSNLDVQVRHHLRHEIRQIIKAAGISAIFVTHDQEEALAISDRIAVMRQGNLEQLGTPEEIYTAPASRFVAEFVTHANFLPAQWIGGVWQTEIGEFQGAIAPQEQSTDGELMVREEELELIPQAEAPAIVRERQFLGREYRYCLQTDSGKYLHARTGVNQLVPVGSRVQIKIQSATPQIFAVS comes from the coding sequence ATGAGTAACGCCCCCATCTTACGTGTTGAAAATCTCTACAAATGCTTCAGTGCTAAGGATTTACCCGCCGTCAAAGATATTCATTTCCAACTCGAACAAGGAGAGATTTTGGGGCTATTGGGGCCTTCGGGATGTGGAAAAACGACTTTATTGCGGCTGATTGCCGGCTTTGAACAACCCACCACAGGACAAATTATTCTCAACGGTGTTTCTGTTAGTACGCCAGACCATTGTTTTCCGCCGGAACAACGCAATACGGGCATGGTTTTTCAGGATTATGCTCTTTTTCCTCATCTCACCATTGCGGATAACATCGCCTTTGGGTTGCGCCATCGAGAACAAAAGTTTTCCCGCCAGGACATTCGCCAACGAATCGAAGAAATTTTGCATTTAGTCGGCCTATCGGGTCTCGAAAAGCGTTATCCCCATGAACTGTCTGGGGGACAGCAGCAGCGGATTGCCCTCGCCCGGGCTTTGGCGCCACGACCTTCCCTTATTTTGCTAGATGAACCTCTGAGTAATTTGGATGTTCAAGTGCGGCATCATCTGCGCCACGAAATTCGCCAAATTATTAAAGCAGCGGGGATCTCTGCTATTTTTGTGACCCATGATCAGGAAGAAGCCCTCGCGATTTCTGACCGAATTGCAGTGATGCGCCAAGGTAACTTGGAACAGTTGGGTACGCCAGAAGAAATCTACACGGCCCCAGCTTCTCGGTTTGTGGCGGAATTTGTCACCCACGCGAACTTCTTGCCTGCCCAGTGGATCGGTGGGGTTTGGCAGACGGAGATCGGAGAATTTCAGGGGGCGATCGCCCCCCAGGAACAGTCCACCGATGGGGAACTGATGGTCAGGGAAGAAGAATTAGAGCTCATTCCCCAGGCAGAAGCTCCGGCGATCGTCCGGGAGCGGCAGTTTTTGGGCCGGGAATATCGCTATTGTCTCCAAACAGATTCTGGGAAATATCTCCATGCCCGGACGGGGGTCAATCAGTTGGTCCCGGTGGGTTCTCGGGTGCAGATCAAAATTCAGTCGGCGACCCCCCAAATTTTCGCGGTGTCCTAA
- a CDS encoding pentapeptide repeats protein: MHVQQLLRAYEQGERNFAGINLQGADLKDEALIGVNLQGANLIGANLNRTFLLKANLSGAALNWANLTHAKLNDTDFTRADLTKANLDGAFMVNAQLSQARLCGASLSYTNLRGANLTGANLCGANLIQVNLRQANLSGANLGWVNAQEARLGHANLQGATLQHGNFSRAFLRDVNLMGMDLAGLNFSGAKLYGANLRHTNLQGCNFVEANLKLACLVAADLRGANLTGAKLERAELKDVLLEAENLAYLPGIDQPVLANLAYKTPDAHGGWQGLPQAVS, from the coding sequence ATGCACGTTCAACAATTGCTGCGAGCCTACGAACAGGGAGAGCGAAACTTTGCGGGCATCAATCTGCAGGGAGCCGATCTCAAGGATGAAGCCTTGATTGGAGTAAATCTCCAGGGGGCAAATCTCATTGGCGCAAATTTAAATCGAACATTCCTATTGAAAGCCAATCTATCTGGGGCCGCCTTAAATTGGGCCAACCTCACCCACGCAAAGCTCAATGACACCGATTTCACCCGCGCAGATTTGACGAAAGCGAATTTAGACGGTGCTTTTATGGTTAATGCCCAGCTCTCCCAAGCTCGGTTGTGTGGCGCTAGTCTGAGCTATACCAATCTGCGGGGGGCAAACCTGACGGGAGCGAATTTGTGCGGAGCGAATTTGATTCAGGTGAACCTGCGCCAGGCCAATTTAAGTGGGGCCAATTTAGGGTGGGTCAATGCCCAAGAAGCGCGTCTTGGACATGCCAATTTACAGGGCGCAACCCTACAGCATGGCAATTTCAGCCGGGCTTTTTTGCGGGATGTCAATTTGATGGGGATGGATTTAGCTGGGCTCAATTTTTCCGGCGCCAAGCTCTATGGGGCTAACCTCCGGCACACAAATTTACAGGGTTGTAATTTTGTTGAAGCCAATCTAAAACTGGCTTGTCTTGTGGCAGCGGATTTGCGAGGGGCAAATCTAACGGGGGCTAAGTTAGAACGGGCAGAATTAAAAGATGTGCTGCTAGAAGCAGAAAATCTGGCCTATTTGCCTGGTATTGACCAGCCTGTTTTAGCAAACTTGGCCTATAAAACACCGGATGCCCACGGAGGTTGGCAGGGATTACCCCAAGCGGTGAGTTAG
- the nadD gene encoding nicotinate (nicotinamide) nucleotide adenylyltransferase, translated as MSASKPHIALFGTSADPPTIGHQGILRWLGEHYDQVAVWASDNPFKEHGATLSQRSAMLRLLTEDLGCENVAVDERLSDRRSLNTLKKAQEIWGENITFSLVIGSDLITQIPRWYRVKDLLPQVTLLIFPRKGYPLQPEALQQIEALQGTWQAATYVPPAVSSSEYRSEGKATMLIPSIIHYIQNQGLYQENCGE; from the coding sequence ATGTCTGCTTCTAAGCCACACATTGCCCTCTTTGGCACCAGCGCCGATCCCCCCACTATCGGACATCAAGGGATCCTCCGTTGGCTTGGGGAACATTATGACCAGGTGGCAGTGTGGGCCTCGGATAATCCTTTCAAAGAGCATGGTGCGACTCTCTCCCAGCGGTCGGCAATGTTACGGCTATTGACCGAGGATTTAGGCTGTGAAAATGTTGCTGTAGATGAACGGTTAAGCGATCGCCGTAGTTTAAATACCCTCAAAAAAGCCCAAGAAATCTGGGGCGAAAACATCACTTTTTCCCTTGTTATTGGCTCTGATCTAATTACACAAATTCCCCGTTGGTATCGGGTCAAGGATCTGTTGCCGCAAGTCACCCTACTTATCTTTCCCCGCAAAGGTTATCCTCTCCAGCCAGAAGCACTCCAGCAGATTGAGGCTCTTCAAGGAACTTGGCAAGCAGCGACCTATGTTCCCCCGGCAGTTTCTTCGAGTGAATACCGTAGTGAAGGTAAGGCAACAATGCTGATTCCAAGCATTATTCACTATATTCAAAATCAAGGGCTCTACCAGGAGAATTGCGGAGAATAA
- the dapB gene encoding dihydrodipicolinate reductase: protein MENAGKIPVVINGAGGKMGREVVKAIAAAEDMYIVAAVDKNPALLGQDVGEVAGCGALEVPILNDLEASLVLATQDKIQGVMVDFTHPSGVYANTRAAIAYGVRPVIGTTGLSEEQINDLKEFAEKASTGALVIPNFSIGVVLLQQASLQAAKYFDHVEIIELHHNQKADAPSGTAIKTAQMLSELGKQFNPAQVEEKEEMPGAKGAVTDDNIRIHSVRLPGLIAHQEMIFGAPGQIYTLRHDTSDRSCYMPGVLLSIRKVTELQTLVYGLENIL from the coding sequence ATGGAAAACGCAGGTAAAATCCCAGTCGTAATTAACGGTGCAGGCGGCAAAATGGGCCGGGAAGTGGTCAAGGCGATCGCCGCAGCTGAAGACATGTACATCGTGGCGGCGGTGGACAAAAATCCGGCGCTCCTTGGCCAAGATGTGGGGGAAGTGGCAGGCTGCGGGGCATTAGAAGTACCTATTTTAAATGACCTTGAAGCGTCCCTTGTGCTAGCAACCCAAGACAAAATCCAAGGGGTGATGGTAGATTTCACCCATCCCAGTGGTGTCTATGCAAATACTCGGGCGGCGATCGCCTATGGTGTCCGTCCGGTCATCGGCACGACAGGCTTAAGCGAAGAACAAATTAACGATCTCAAAGAATTTGCCGAAAAAGCCAGCACCGGTGCCTTGGTCATTCCCAATTTTTCCATCGGTGTGGTTTTACTCCAACAAGCTTCCCTCCAAGCCGCCAAATATTTTGACCATGTAGAAATTATTGAGCTCCACCACAACCAAAAAGCCGATGCCCCCAGCGGCACCGCCATTAAAACCGCGCAAATGTTGTCTGAATTAGGCAAACAATTTAACCCGGCCCAGGTGGAAGAAAAGGAAGAAATGCCCGGGGCCAAAGGTGCTGTTACTGACGATAATATTCGGATCCACAGCGTTCGTCTGCCCGGTTTGATCGCCCACCAGGAAATGATTTTCGGTGCCCCTGGTCAAATTTATACCCTCCGTCACGATACAAGCGATCGCTCCTGCTATATGCCCGGTGTGCTGCTCTCGATTCGGAAAGTCACCGAGCTGCAAACCCTTGTTTATGGTTTAGAAAATATCCTCTAG
- the pgsA gene encoding CDP-diacylglycerol--glycerol-3-phosphate 3-phosphatidyltransferase, whose translation MNLPTWITVSRLAGVPFLLILLENPTPRSRLIALVIFLVVALTDWLDGYLARKLDQVTDLGKFLDPLVDKLLVTAPLLSLIHLQQIPAWGVFLILARELTIAGWRVTGEKKIQGANLWGKAKTVTQIGAIALLIYPVNPSGEFLALVLFWLAVALTLISGLIYLLPQPASSNELESRGES comes from the coding sequence ATGAATTTACCCACTTGGATCACGGTTTCGCGCTTAGCAGGAGTTCCGTTTTTGCTGATTCTCCTCGAAAATCCGACACCGCGATCGCGCCTGATTGCCCTGGTCATTTTTCTGGTGGTGGCATTAACGGATTGGCTCGATGGTTACCTGGCTCGGAAACTCGATCAGGTGACGGATTTAGGCAAATTTCTCGATCCTTTGGTGGATAAACTGCTCGTCACGGCGCCCCTGCTGTCTCTGATCCATTTGCAACAAATCCCAGCCTGGGGGGTTTTTCTGATTTTGGCGCGAGAACTCACGATCGCTGGTTGGCGAGTAACGGGAGAAAAGAAAATCCAAGGGGCTAATCTCTGGGGTAAAGCGAAAACGGTGACACAAATTGGGGCGATCGCCCTGCTAATTTATCCAGTTAATCCCTCAGGGGAGTTCCTCGCGTTGGTTTTATTCTGGCTGGCCGTTGCTTTGACGCTGATTTCCGGTCTGATTTACCTGCTGCCCCAACCTGCAAGCTCAAATGAGCTGGAGTCTCGGGGAGAATCCTAA
- a CDS encoding iojap-related protein, with protein sequence MTLPQPLEIHESGRLVWDIAEAADDRKAEDIAILKVDQISYLADFFVVVTGFSRTQVRAIADSIEARLETKYNKLPLRMEGKSEGMWILQDYGEVIVHIFLPQEREFYNLEAFWGHAERIEFEPALP encoded by the coding sequence ATGACTCTACCGCAACCCCTTGAAATTCATGAAAGTGGCCGTTTAGTTTGGGATATTGCTGAGGCAGCCGATGATCGAAAGGCTGAAGATATTGCGATTTTAAAAGTAGATCAAATTTCCTACTTAGCGGACTTTTTTGTGGTGGTGACGGGCTTTTCGCGGACTCAAGTGCGGGCGATCGCCGACTCTATTGAAGCGAGATTAGAAACAAAATACAACAAACTACCCCTACGGATGGAAGGCAAGAGCGAGGGCATGTGGATCCTCCAAGATTACGGGGAAGTGATTGTGCATATTTTTCTCCCCCAAGAACGGGAGTTTTACAATCTAGAAGCTTTTTGGGGACATGCCGAGCGCATCGAATTTGAGCCAGCGCTCCCCTAA
- a CDS encoding UDP-N-acetylmuramyl tripeptide synthase: MAIFDGLRLAIACSLGKTITGVVRGLKLSAGSVLPGAIARRIFPDILPDLFKQARKGVILVAGTNGKTTTSLLIKAILTAQGYKLAHNASGANLINGLTTALLEHANLFGQLDIDYGILEVDENIIPILLKNCAPTHILALNLFRDQLDRYGEVDTISLRWQEAIAPLPPETTIIVNGDDPTLNYLGQNLSQTVKYFGLNEPELYLEAIPHAVDSIYCPRCGAPLNYQGVYLSHLGDYHCDSCGFKKNALDINSQDWGQILIGVYNKYNTLAAALLAETLGIHRDVIDEQIQSFKAAFGRAEELTIQGKHVRILLSKNPVGMNETIRAVTDLQGQGKTSTVLVVLNDRTPDGTDVSWIWDVDLEKLTQAPGKIIISGDRTHDMALRLRYCEGNAELIVEPDLTKALDQAIALSPEDQTLHILPTYSAMLEVRQMLTGRKIL; encoded by the coding sequence ATGGCGATTTTTGATGGTTTGCGGTTGGCGATCGCCTGTAGTTTAGGCAAAACAATTACAGGGGTGGTGCGGGGCCTCAAGCTGAGCGCGGGGAGTGTTCTGCCGGGGGCGATCGCCCGGCGAATTTTCCCAGACATTTTGCCAGACCTATTTAAACAAGCCCGTAAAGGGGTCATTCTCGTGGCGGGGACCAACGGTAAAACCACCACTTCACTATTGATTAAGGCGATCCTCACGGCCCAGGGCTACAAACTTGCACACAATGCCAGCGGCGCGAACTTAATCAATGGTTTGACGACGGCCCTGTTAGAACATGCCAATCTGTTCGGGCAGCTCGATATTGACTACGGCATTCTCGAAGTAGATGAAAATATTATCCCCATCCTCCTGAAAAACTGTGCTCCCACCCATATCCTTGCCCTAAATCTTTTCCGTGATCAGCTCGACCGTTACGGGGAGGTCGATACCATCAGCCTACGTTGGCAAGAGGCGATCGCCCCCTTACCGCCAGAAACCACCATTATCGTCAATGGCGATGACCCGACCCTCAATTATCTTGGTCAAAATCTCAGTCAAACCGTGAAATATTTTGGCCTCAATGAGCCCGAGCTTTACCTTGAGGCGATTCCCCATGCCGTCGATTCAATTTACTGTCCCCGCTGCGGTGCGCCATTAAACTACCAAGGCGTTTATCTCTCGCACCTGGGCGATTACCACTGCGATAGTTGTGGCTTTAAGAAAAATGCCCTCGATATCAACAGCCAGGATTGGGGCCAAATTCTCATTGGTGTCTATAACAAATACAACACCTTAGCGGCGGCTCTCCTCGCGGAAACCCTAGGCATCCACCGAGACGTCATTGACGAACAAATTCAATCTTTTAAAGCGGCCTTTGGTCGGGCCGAAGAACTGACGATTCAGGGAAAACATGTGCGGATTCTTCTGTCGAAAAACCCTGTGGGTATGAATGAGACGATCCGGGCTGTCACTGATTTACAGGGGCAGGGGAAAACGAGCACCGTCCTTGTGGTTCTCAATGACCGCACCCCCGATGGCACCGATGTGTCTTGGATTTGGGATGTGGATCTAGAAAAGCTGACCCAAGCCCCCGGCAAAATTATTATCAGCGGCGATCGCACCCATGATATGGCCCTGCGGCTACGGTATTGCGAAGGAAATGCCGAGTTGATTGTTGAGCCGGATCTCACAAAAGCTCTCGATCAGGCGATCGCCCTCAGCCCAGAAGATCAAACCCTCCATATTTTGCCCACCTATTCGGCGATGTTGGAAGTGCGCCAAATGCTGACGGGCCGCAAAATTTTGTAG
- a CDS encoding hypothetical protein (conserved hypothetical protein): protein MLIPITQEKFEQLIPLIASSEQYQYYWGKTEDFLRRALISFVLVVLFYLLALLLREAEALRLLTQIIGGLYWFWSPIYSASIKNADYRRQPYCFFWRGKILDVYLTEEIVRTQEEVDKLGRLLKVENRERRINLEVGDKDGYLARIQAPVEPIHRNLKPGQAIELLVLSNQRTLGRNLKVTDAYVPRLNLWVGLYPYVRRDVFWDVREQLRVRYGKNPNNPPPRPYPKRRSTRLTREY, encoded by the coding sequence ATGCTGATCCCCATCACCCAAGAGAAATTTGAACAGTTGATCCCCCTGATTGCGAGCAGCGAGCAGTATCAGTACTACTGGGGGAAAACCGAAGATTTTTTAAGACGGGCTCTAATCTCCTTTGTGCTGGTGGTGCTGTTCTATCTTTTGGCTCTGTTGCTACGAGAAGCGGAGGCTTTGCGGCTCCTCACACAAATTATTGGCGGACTGTACTGGTTTTGGTCTCCGATCTACTCAGCTAGTATCAAAAATGCCGACTATCGCCGCCAGCCCTATTGTTTCTTTTGGCGGGGAAAAATCCTAGATGTTTATCTCACTGAAGAAATTGTCCGCACCCAGGAAGAAGTCGATAAACTGGGGCGACTCCTGAAGGTTGAAAATCGCGAGCGACGAATCAATTTAGAAGTGGGTGATAAAGATGGCTACCTGGCCCGCATCCAAGCACCGGTCGAACCGATCCACCGGAATCTCAAACCAGGTCAAGCAATTGAACTTTTGGTTCTATCAAACCAGCGCACCTTAGGGCGCAATCTCAAAGTCACCGATGCTTATGTTCCCCGGTTAAATCTTTGGGTCGGTTTGTATCCTTATGTCCGACGGGATGTCTTCTGGGATGTGCGAGAACAGCTCCGGGTGCGCTACGGCAAAAATCCTAACAATCCACCCCCCCGTCCCTATCCGAAAAGGCGATCGACGCGCCTCACACGAGAATACTAA